From the genome of Betaproteobacteria bacterium:
ACACTCACCGGCAGCAGGAGGATGCCGGCACAGGTCAACGCACACATGATCGCCAGCCCGCCCGTGCGCGGCACGGGATCGGCATGCAGCGAGCGTTCGTTGGGATGATCCAGCACGAGACCGGCGAAACGGCTCCGCAACATCCACGCGATCAGGGCGGAGGTTATCACGAATGCAAGGGCAGGAAGCGCGACGATCACGAGCATGGTGTGGGAGGACAGGCGCGCACGCCGGTCGCGAAGACCGGGATTTTACAGGAGAGCGCCGCCAAGTCGCGGCAGCCTGGGCCGCGCACGGAGGCGGGCGTCACCTTCTGGTAGACTGCCCGCGTTTCCCTACACGGCGCGACCAGACACAGAACGGGCGCGAATGCTCCTTGCTTCGGGCGAGCAGCGTTCCGTGCCGCGCGAGAGTCCCATCGATGAAGCGTCTGTTCCTGACCGGCCACGAAGGATTCGTTGGCCAGACCCTGCGATCGTGGCTGGCGGCAGCGTCTGCATCCGCACCGGAAATCGAGCTCGTCCCGCCGCGGAGCCGTTACGACCTGACCGACCCCGCCTCGCTCGAATGCGCGCTGCCCGCCGACGCGTTCGACTTTGTCATACACCTCGCCGCACAGTCGTTCGTCCCCGAGTCCTTCCGCGACCCGAAGCGCACCTATGACGTCAATTTCACCGGTACGCTGAATCTCTTCCAGGCGCTGAAGACGCGGGGATTCACCGGCCGCGTGCTCTACGTGAGTTCGGCCGAGGTGTACGGCCAGGTGCCACCTGAGCAGATGCCGATCGACGAATCCCGGGCACCGCAGCCGCGCAGCCCGTACGGTGTGAGCAAGGTCGCCGCCGAGGCGCTGTGCGGCCAGTGGAGCCGCACCGAGGGCCTCGATGTCGTCGTCGTGCGGCCGTTCAA
Proteins encoded in this window:
- a CDS encoding glycosyl transferase, whose amino-acid sequence is MLVIVALPALAFVITSALIAWMLRSRFAGLVLDHPNERSLHADPVPRTGGLAIMCALTCAGILLLPVSV
- a CDS encoding GDP-mannose 4,6-dehydratase, translating into MKRLFLTGHEGFVGQTLRSWLAAASASAPEIELVPPRSRYDLTDPASLECALPADAFDFVIHLAAQSFVPESFRDPKRTYDVNFTGTLNLFQALKTRGFTGRVLYVSSAEVYGQVPPEQMPIDESRAPQPRSPYGVSKVAAEALCGQWSRTEGLDVVVVRPFNHIGPGQTDRFVVASFTRQVAEIKLGQRPPVIEIGDVEVTRDFTDARDVVEAYLRLLEDGAGGETYNVCSGREVWVRDLLPMLFELAGVEARVAQDPARLRPAEQKRLLGSYEKLQRATSWAPTTPLRTSLADALAWWEHKLSRG